A portion of the Bacteroidota bacterium genome contains these proteins:
- a CDS encoding GWxTD domain-containing protein has protein sequence MFAADSGMVRVDILYRVRYDFFVFTRDFSADGPLYRAHGELLIELIDSTDTSVSRKVQAISLQSDDNESTQLRLHYYQGAASFVVHPGRFTSLYHLEDKESRREFGDRKQIMRVASFRASELVQSTPLFVEPVGDPAEVKRFAALNDNNSSQLSKNAGTLLTLKDGDAVPSVRYSLTKFLPEGSNRTIVQEDTAAAAAVFHHAILRLAQTTGEKVEYVLDSSATMETVYFPLATSRLRQGRYAAHIHISAGDTATVNKEFSVRWTDMPLSLYDLDFAVTAMRYITTDSEYDDLRSGNRESRIKKFEDFWAKRNTVQGSAYNEMMAVYFRRVDYAFSNFRTLKEENGVLTDRGKVYILYGKPSSIERSLAPGGPPRETWIYASLNKQFIFEDPSRQGNYKLIESGTR, from the coding sequence ATGTTCGCCGCCGATTCGGGAATGGTGAGGGTGGACATCCTCTACCGAGTACGGTACGATTTTTTTGTCTTTACGCGAGATTTCTCGGCCGACGGGCCGTTATACCGCGCTCACGGGGAGCTTCTCATCGAGCTTATCGATTCCACCGACACGTCGGTATCGCGCAAAGTGCAGGCGATCAGCTTACAATCGGACGACAACGAAAGCACGCAGCTGCGGCTTCATTACTACCAGGGGGCTGCCTCCTTTGTCGTTCACCCGGGGCGATTTACCTCCCTCTATCATCTGGAGGACAAGGAATCGCGGCGTGAATTCGGCGATCGAAAGCAAATCATGCGTGTCGCTTCGTTCCGCGCAAGTGAGCTGGTCCAGTCGACGCCTCTCTTCGTTGAACCTGTCGGGGATCCGGCCGAGGTGAAAAGATTTGCGGCTCTCAACGATAACAATTCCTCGCAGCTTTCCAAGAACGCCGGGACCCTTCTCACGCTGAAAGACGGAGATGCGGTTCCCTCCGTGAGATACTCGCTCACAAAATTCCTTCCAGAAGGAAGCAATCGCACGATCGTCCAGGAAGATACTGCGGCCGCCGCAGCCGTTTTTCACCACGCCATACTCCGGCTTGCACAAACAACGGGGGAAAAAGTGGAATATGTCTTGGATTCCAGCGCGACGATGGAAACGGTATATTTTCCTCTTGCCACCTCCCGCCTGAGACAAGGACGCTATGCTGCGCACATCCATATATCCGCCGGAGACACGGCAACGGTCAACAAAGAATTTTCAGTCCGCTGGACGGACATGCCGTTATCATTGTACGATTTGGATTTTGCCGTCACGGCAATGAGATACATAACGACCGACAGCGAATACGACGACCTCCGAAGCGGAAACAGGGAAAGCAGGATCAAGAAGTTCGAAGATTTTTGGGCGAAACGGAATACGGTACAGGGTTCGGCGTATAATGAGATGATGGCGGTTTATTTCCGGAGAGTTGATTATGCATTTTCAAATTTCAGGACCCTCAAGGAAGAGAACGGAGTCCTGACCGACCGCGGCAAGGTCTATATTCTCTACGGCAAGCCCTCGAGCATTGAGCGCTCGCTCGCGCCGGGGGGACCGCCGAGGGAAACCTGGATCTATGCTTCGCTCAACAAACAATTCATTTTCGAAGACCCGAGCCGCCAGGGGAACTATAAACTTATCGAATCCGGAACCAGATGA
- a CDS encoding FAD-binding oxidoreductase codes for MRSRISGEVWFDVGRRTEYSTATCMYRVMPIGVIAPKTIDDVQQSVRVCSEHEIAVIPRGGGSGLVGQAVGFGVVLDFTKHMNHVRRISTETASVTAEAGCILNDVNNLLLPIGQFYPVDPQSTKLCTVGGIVATNAAGAHGLKYGSTKNQIKSLTTVLSNGDTAVINPNEENNRLSAEGSVRFSRVKDILSTHRQTIEKHKPSVEKYSSGYNIFEALQGGHFDATRLVCGSEGTLAIVTEATLNILPVPKAAVAAAAYFDSYQTTAEAIHIARRFSPAALELLDKSYTDVGKGLSPTSDRFIDREFQTMLLIEFEGDDAAGMQNEAAALREALQRANVLSDWITLKTDDERRSLWMVRETVSDMINHLPTHEHKISTVEDGAVPLHNLPEYINGLKRILDKYSILFTVYGHAGMGHIHCSTFGELTTESGRERIDQATQEIFELIIKLGGVLSAEHGDGFVRTPFLEQAFGPEVYGIFKEIKQTLDPQNILNPQKIIGRQDRVFLHDLKLT; via the coding sequence TTGCGCAGTCGAATTTCAGGTGAGGTCTGGTTCGATGTCGGCAGGCGGACGGAGTACAGCACCGCGACGTGCATGTATAGGGTAATGCCGATCGGTGTCATCGCGCCGAAGACCATCGATGACGTTCAACAATCCGTTCGCGTTTGTTCCGAACATGAGATCGCTGTCATACCAAGAGGGGGGGGCTCGGGCCTGGTTGGACAAGCTGTGGGATTCGGAGTGGTTCTTGATTTCACGAAACATATGAACCACGTCAGGCGGATTTCGACAGAGACCGCTTCTGTCACGGCCGAGGCAGGGTGTATCCTCAATGACGTCAACAATCTCCTCCTTCCGATCGGACAATTTTATCCGGTCGATCCTCAAAGCACGAAGCTGTGCACCGTCGGCGGCATCGTCGCCACTAACGCCGCGGGGGCTCACGGCCTGAAGTATGGCTCGACAAAAAACCAGATCAAAAGCCTGACGACGGTCCTTTCGAACGGCGATACCGCCGTCATTAATCCAAACGAAGAGAACAACCGTCTAAGCGCTGAAGGTTCGGTGCGGTTCTCACGGGTGAAGGATATCCTTTCCACACATCGGCAAACCATCGAGAAGCACAAACCGTCGGTAGAAAAATATTCGAGCGGATACAATATTTTTGAAGCCCTCCAAGGGGGACATTTTGACGCGACACGTCTGGTCTGTGGTTCCGAAGGGACCCTTGCGATCGTCACCGAAGCAACGTTGAATATTCTCCCTGTGCCGAAAGCCGCCGTCGCTGCCGCCGCATATTTTGATTCATACCAAACAACGGCGGAGGCAATTCATATTGCCCGCAGATTCTCCCCCGCCGCTCTTGAGCTGCTCGATAAATCGTATACGGATGTTGGCAAAGGTTTAAGCCCGACGAGCGACCGGTTCATCGACCGGGAATTTCAGACGATGCTTCTGATTGAATTTGAGGGGGATGATGCGGCGGGAATGCAAAACGAGGCAGCCGCGCTTCGCGAGGCGCTGCAACGAGCGAACGTTCTCAGCGACTGGATCACGCTGAAGACCGACGACGAACGCCGGTCGCTCTGGATGGTCCGCGAGACGGTTTCGGACATGATCAACCATCTCCCGACCCATGAACATAAAATTTCGACGGTAGAAGACGGAGCAGTGCCGCTTCACAATCTTCCCGAGTACATCAACGGTCTGAAGAGAATTCTCGACAAGTACTCCATCCTTTTCACGGTCTATGGACATGCCGGAATGGGGCATATCCATTGCTCCACTTTCGGAGAACTCACGACGGAATCCGGAAGAGAGCGGATCGACCAGGCGACACAGGAGATCTTCGAGCTTATCATCAAGCTCGGCGGGGTCCTGTCGGCCGAACATGGCGACGGTTTTGTCCGGACGCCCTTTTTAGAGCAGGCATTCGGCCCGGAAGTATACGGCATATTCAAGGAAATCAAGCAAACGCTCGACCCGCAGAACATTCTCAATCCACAAAAAATAATCGGCAGGCAGGACAGGGTTTTTCTCCATGACCTTAAACTTACGTAG
- a CDS encoding NAD(P)-dependent oxidoreductase, giving the protein MKILIADSFPQSYISDISNLGVEAQYKPKLKAEELAANIGDASILIVRSTEVHADCINAGKNLSLIIRAGAGVNTIDVKAANARGIYVANCPGKNSIAVAELTMALLLSLDRRVVENVTDLRNNKWNKSEYSKADGIFGKTIGIIGVGQIGKEVIIRAKAFGLHVIAWSRSLTPEKAEKLEIEYAPSVEALVPQCNIISIHVALKPETRNLINKSIIQVMKPGTIFLNTSRAEVVDEAALREAVTAGTLKVGADVFSNEPEEKSGPFSHPLASMAGVYGTHHIGASTNQAQNAVAAEAVSIIGEYIHHGTVRNWVNRAKKTAAKWELVVRHFDKPGVLANVLEYLKTSKINVQEIENVIFEGQQTACCTMKLDSRPSDDILSEIRKRGDEIIQVSLIGL; this is encoded by the coding sequence ATGAAAATTCTCATCGCAGATTCATTCCCCCAGTCATACATCTCAGATATTTCAAACCTCGGCGTCGAAGCTCAGTATAAACCGAAACTCAAAGCGGAAGAGCTCGCAGCAAACATCGGTGACGCCTCCATTCTTATAGTCCGTTCCACCGAAGTTCATGCCGACTGCATCAATGCGGGCAAGAACCTCAGCCTGATCATCCGCGCGGGAGCCGGCGTCAACACCATCGACGTGAAAGCGGCAAACGCACGGGGTATTTATGTTGCGAACTGCCCCGGGAAGAACTCCATCGCCGTTGCGGAATTGACGATGGCGCTCCTTCTATCTCTCGACAGACGTGTCGTGGAAAACGTGACCGATCTGCGGAACAACAAATGGAACAAGAGCGAGTACTCGAAAGCTGACGGCATTTTCGGCAAGACCATCGGCATTATCGGCGTGGGACAGATCGGCAAAGAAGTGATTATCCGTGCAAAAGCGTTCGGCCTCCATGTGATCGCTTGGTCGCGTTCGCTGACGCCGGAGAAAGCCGAAAAATTGGAGATCGAATACGCACCGTCGGTCGAAGCGCTCGTCCCCCAATGCAACATCATTTCCATCCACGTGGCATTGAAGCCCGAGACGCGCAATCTGATCAACAAAAGCATCATTCAAGTGATGAAACCGGGCACAATTTTCCTGAATACCTCCCGTGCCGAGGTCGTGGATGAAGCGGCCTTGCGCGAAGCGGTGACGGCAGGAACGCTGAAGGTCGGCGCGGACGTGTTTTCGAACGAGCCGGAAGAAAAAAGCGGGCCGTTCTCCCATCCGCTGGCGTCGATGGCCGGAGTGTACGGAACGCACCACATCGGCGCGTCCACGAACCAGGCGCAGAATGCCGTTGCAGCCGAAGCCGTCTCCATCATCGGCGAATACATCCATCACGGGACCGTCCGGAATTGGGTGAACCGAGCGAAGAAGACCGCCGCAAAATGGGAACTCGTGGTCCGCCACTTCGACAAACCGGGCGTCCTCGCCAACGTGCTCGAGTATCTGAAGACCTCGAAGATCAACGTTCAGGAAATAGAGAACGTGATCTTTGAAGGACAGCAGACGGCATGCTGCACGATGAAACTCGACTCGCGTCCTTCCGATGATATTCTCAGCGAGATCCGGAAGAGAGGAGACGAGATCATTCAGGTGTCGTTGATCGGGCTTTAA
- a CDS encoding TlpA disulfide reductase family protein produces MRQRLFAALLLSTLCGGARTVVAQQNDTRPAVRTINDKELDSLIHNRNGKVLFLNIWATWCQPCVEEFPDIVKLSGMYREEKIDFAAVSVDYPDELESKVRPFVAAHNVPFNVYVANVKKDEDLINEVNPSWSGAIPATVMFDAQGKRQVFMFGQSPLSVFKTKLDSVLHLKDF; encoded by the coding sequence ATGAGACAGAGACTCTTCGCCGCTTTACTGCTGAGCACATTATGCGGCGGTGCGAGAACTGTGGTTGCGCAGCAGAACGATACCCGCCCGGCTGTCAGGACAATCAATGACAAGGAGCTTGACAGCCTCATCCACAACAGGAACGGAAAAGTTCTTTTCCTCAATATCTGGGCAACGTGGTGTCAGCCTTGTGTCGAAGAATTTCCCGATATCGTCAAACTCTCCGGGATGTACCGGGAAGAGAAAATAGACTTCGCCGCCGTCAGCGTTGATTACCCGGATGAACTCGAATCGAAAGTCCGCCCCTTTGTCGCGGCACACAACGTTCCCTTCAACGTCTATGTCGCGAACGTGAAGAAAGACGAAGACCTCATTAATGAAGTCAACCCTTCATGGAGCGGCGCGATCCCGGCAACCGTAATGTTCGACGCTCAAGGGAAACGGCAGGTATTTATGTTCGGACAAAGCCCGCTCTCGGTTTTCAAAACGAAGCTTGATTCGGTCCTGCACCTAAAAGATTTTTGA
- a CDS encoding thioredoxin family protein, protein MKRNVLVLFFLSFFVSNLLLAAPPAKAENFTLPDYNGVKHSLSDFKKAKAIVLMFIATQCPVSNGYNTRMVSLYNDYKNKNVVVIGINSNKQESAEEVKQHAKDHGFEFTILKDDKNVIADKFGASVTPEIFVLNPSFDILYHGRIDDSRRESDVTSHDLRNALDEILAGKPVTVTTTKAFGCTIKKID, encoded by the coding sequence ATGAAACGGAATGTTTTGGTTCTTTTCTTTCTCTCCTTCTTTGTCTCAAACCTGCTTCTTGCAGCTCCGCCGGCCAAGGCTGAAAATTTCACTCTCCCCGACTATAACGGCGTCAAACACTCCCTCTCGGATTTCAAGAAAGCAAAAGCGATCGTGCTGATGTTCATTGCGACGCAATGCCCGGTCTCCAACGGATACAACACACGCATGGTGTCGCTCTACAATGACTACAAAAATAAAAATGTCGTTGTCATCGGCATCAACTCCAACAAGCAGGAAAGCGCCGAAGAAGTGAAGCAGCACGCAAAGGACCATGGGTTCGAATTCACCATTCTTAAAGACGATAAAAATGTCATCGCCGATAAATTCGGAGCTTCGGTCACTCCGGAGATCTTCGTTCTCAACCCTTCCTTCGACATTCTCTACCACGGCAGGATCGACGATTCGCGCCGGGAGTCCGATGTGACCTCCCACGACCTTCGGAACGCGCTCGACGAGATCCTTGCCGGCAAACCGGTCACCGTCACAACGACAAAGGCGTTCGGCTGCACCATCAAGAAAATAGATTGA
- a CDS encoding leucyl aminopeptidase yields MEIKFELASLAEIKGDAAAVFIVQEKNGIAQQIAALGKQVGEKIQPAVALKDFTGKAGELLSLYTERSLTAPRLFLVGMGEPEKLSLEKIRRGSAAAATAAQKMKLGSLAIEFSLSLPNGNSKISPSEIAQAIVEGAALSAYKYDKYITSKDNGKKLNRLTIFTPDKKRGNEIRDGVRRGEILVAAACAARDLQNAPSNEIYPETLAHQAQQNGNEHGFKVTVFDQRKIESLNMGGVLTVGKGSNHPPRFIILEHNPGKVKTGTVVLVGKGVTFDSGGISIKPAANMAEMKMDMSGAAAVIGTFQALAELQLQVHVIGLIPAVENMPSGTSMKPGDIVRHYGGKTSEVDNTDAEGRLILADALGYASQYKPDVVIDLATLTGACVVALGHLATGMMGNDQPTMDALKVAGETTYERVWQLPLFDEFEKLIKSDVADVKNVGGRWGGAITAGWFLKKFIGEYKWVHLDIAGTAILEESMEYIPKGGSGVGVRLLVEFLKNRK; encoded by the coding sequence ATGGAAATCAAGTTCGAGCTTGCTTCACTCGCCGAAATCAAAGGAGATGCGGCTGCGGTATTCATTGTCCAGGAAAAGAACGGGATTGCGCAGCAAATCGCCGCGCTGGGAAAACAGGTCGGCGAAAAGATACAGCCGGCCGTCGCACTCAAAGACTTTACCGGGAAGGCGGGCGAACTGCTTTCGCTCTATACCGAGAGATCGCTGACCGCTCCCCGATTGTTCCTTGTTGGAATGGGTGAACCGGAAAAGCTCTCCCTAGAGAAGATCCGCCGCGGATCAGCCGCAGCCGCTACAGCTGCTCAGAAAATGAAGCTCGGGTCGCTCGCCATCGAATTTTCCCTCTCGCTCCCCAACGGAAATTCGAAAATCTCCCCATCCGAAATAGCGCAGGCCATTGTCGAAGGCGCAGCACTCTCGGCCTATAAATACGACAAATACATCACCTCGAAGGACAACGGGAAGAAGCTCAATCGACTCACGATCTTTACTCCCGATAAAAAAAGAGGAAACGAAATTCGGGACGGTGTCCGGCGCGGCGAGATCCTTGTTGCGGCGGCGTGCGCTGCGCGGGATCTGCAGAACGCTCCTTCCAACGAAATTTATCCGGAAACGCTCGCTCATCAGGCGCAGCAAAATGGGAACGAGCATGGATTTAAAGTGACGGTATTTGACCAGAGAAAGATAGAGAGTTTGAATATGGGAGGAGTTCTCACCGTCGGCAAAGGGAGCAATCATCCTCCGCGATTCATTATTCTTGAGCACAATCCGGGCAAGGTGAAAACGGGAACCGTGGTGCTTGTCGGCAAGGGAGTGACGTTCGACAGCGGCGGTATTTCCATCAAGCCGGCGGCGAACATGGCCGAGATGAAAATGGACATGAGCGGCGCCGCGGCGGTCATCGGAACGTTTCAGGCGCTTGCGGAGTTGCAGCTTCAGGTGCACGTCATCGGATTGATCCCTGCGGTCGAAAATATGCCGAGCGGAACTTCGATGAAACCGGGGGACATCGTCCGTCATTACGGCGGGAAGACTTCGGAGGTCGACAACACTGATGCAGAAGGACGGCTGATCCTCGCCGATGCGCTTGGCTATGCGTCCCAATACAAACCCGACGTCGTCATCGATCTTGCGACGCTCACCGGAGCATGCGTTGTGGCGCTCGGCCACCTGGCGACCGGAATGATGGGGAACGATCAGCCGACAATGGATGCTCTGAAAGTTGCCGGAGAGACGACGTACGAGCGTGTCTGGCAGCTTCCGCTTTTTGATGAGTTCGAGAAGCTGATCAAAAGCGACGTGGCGGACGTCAAAAACGTCGGCGGGCGCTGGGGAGGCGCGATCACCGCCGGATGGTTTTTGAAAAAATTCATCGGCGAATATAAATGGGTGCATTTGGATATCGCGGGGACCGCAATTTTGGAAGAATCTATGGAGTACATCCCTAAAGGGGGTTCCGGCGTCGGGGTCCGGCTGCTGGTTGAATTTTTAAAGAACAGAAAATAG
- a CDS encoding bifunctional oligoribonuclease/PAP phosphatase NrnA, producing MDLGQLFERCKAIFAEKKSFVLTTHINPDGDGLGSEVALALYLTGEGKSVSIINQSKTPEYYMFMNSLFPIATFVPEMHKQLVGDADVIIALDTNTPSRFSALKEAVAKSSAAKLCIDHHPDQEAFADLYIIDEQATATGEIVFKLLKYLNPNSITAPVAEALYAAIMTDTGSFRFPKTDPETHAIAAELLQAGADPAKIYQRIFEEGPANKLKLLGRALDSLMVDHHGRVASMTLRRKDFTETMTSEEDTDNMVNFALTIGGVRIGLMFVELEDGIKVSFRSKGTIPINKLAKEFGGNGHTNAAGARIRGRSLDEIVRSVTERSKQYV from the coding sequence ATGGATCTAGGTCAGTTATTCGAGCGATGTAAGGCAATCTTCGCTGAAAAGAAAAGTTTCGTCCTGACAACGCACATCAATCCGGACGGCGACGGTTTGGGAAGCGAAGTTGCGCTCGCGTTATACCTGACCGGCGAAGGGAAAAGCGTCTCCATCATTAACCAGAGCAAGACCCCCGAGTATTACATGTTCATGAATTCGCTCTTCCCGATCGCGACATTCGTTCCGGAAATGCATAAACAACTTGTCGGAGACGCCGACGTAATCATTGCACTCGACACGAATACCCCTTCCCGTTTTTCTGCCTTAAAGGAGGCTGTCGCAAAAAGTTCTGCTGCAAAACTTTGTATCGACCATCATCCCGATCAGGAGGCGTTTGCCGACCTCTATATCATCGACGAACAGGCGACAGCAACGGGCGAGATCGTCTTCAAGCTTTTGAAATACCTGAACCCGAACTCCATCACCGCCCCGGTCGCCGAAGCATTGTATGCTGCGATCATGACCGATACCGGCTCGTTTCGGTTTCCCAAGACCGACCCAGAGACCCACGCGATCGCCGCCGAGCTTCTGCAGGCCGGAGCCGACCCGGCAAAAATCTATCAGAGGATTTTCGAGGAGGGTCCGGCGAATAAATTAAAGCTTCTTGGACGGGCACTCGACTCGTTGATGGTTGATCATCACGGCAGGGTTGCATCGATGACGCTTCGGAGAAAGGATTTTACCGAAACCATGACCTCCGAAGAAGACACCGACAATATGGTCAACTTTGCTTTGACGATCGGCGGAGTGAGAATCGGCCTGATGTTCGTGGAGCTTGAAGACGGGATCAAGGTGAGCTTCCGCTCAAAGGGAACAATTCCGATCAACAAGCTTGCGAAAGAATTCGGCGGCAACGGGCATACGAACGCTGCCGGGGCAAGAATTCGCGGCAGGAGCCTCGATGAAATTGTAAGATCCGTGACCGAAAGGTCTAAACAGTACGTGTGA
- a CDS encoding 2-oxoacid:ferredoxin oxidoreductase subunit beta, protein MSTLVEEVVSKNEPPATKYTTKEFQSDQDVRWCPGCGDYSILAQVQRIMPELPIKRENTVFISGIGCSSRFPYYMDTYGFHSIHGRATAIASGLKMARPDLSVWVVTGDGDGLSIGGNHMIHLIRRNIDVNVMLFNNQIYGLTKGQYSPTSEFGKVTKSTPMGSIDYPFNPVSLALGASGTFVARTMDRDPKHLQQMVKRAAEHKGTSFVEIYQNCNVFNDGAFFMFTEKESKDENVVYLEHGKPLIFGKERDKGVILDGFRPAVVSLKDGKHSVNDLIVHNENDSTLAFILANMTYNASLPRPVGIFLSIDRPTYESQMSLQIRNATDKKGRGDLEKLLGSGDTWTIQ, encoded by the coding sequence ATGAGTACCCTTGTTGAAGAAGTAGTGTCGAAGAACGAACCTCCCGCAACAAAGTACACGACAAAGGAATTTCAGTCCGACCAGGATGTGCGTTGGTGTCCCGGGTGCGGCGATTATTCGATCCTCGCCCAGGTGCAGCGGATCATGCCCGAGCTTCCGATTAAAAGAGAGAATACCGTGTTCATCTCCGGGATCGGCTGCTCGAGCCGTTTTCCGTATTATATGGACACGTATGGATTCCACAGCATTCACGGACGGGCAACCGCGATCGCCTCCGGGTTGAAAATGGCTCGGCCCGATCTTTCGGTGTGGGTGGTCACGGGGGACGGGGACGGATTGAGCATCGGCGGCAACCACATGATCCATCTTATCCGCCGCAACATCGACGTGAACGTAATGCTCTTCAACAATCAGATCTATGGATTGACGAAGGGACAATATTCGCCGACGTCCGAGTTCGGCAAGGTGACGAAGTCCACCCCAATGGGATCGATCGACTATCCCTTCAACCCGGTCAGCCTTGCCCTGGGCGCAAGCGGCACGTTCGTCGCACGGACAATGGACCGCGACCCGAAGCACCTTCAGCAAATGGTCAAACGGGCCGCCGAGCATAAGGGAACCTCCTTCGTCGAGATCTACCAGAACTGCAACGTTTTTAACGACGGAGCGTTCTTCATGTTCACCGAAAAGGAATCGAAGGACGAAAACGTCGTCTACCTCGAGCACGGCAAACCGCTGATCTTCGGCAAAGAACGGGACAAGGGGGTCATTCTCGACGGATTCAGACCGGCGGTCGTTTCGTTGAAGGATGGAAAACATTCGGTGAACGATCTCATCGTCCACAACGAGAATGATTCGACGTTGGCATTTATCCTTGCGAACATGACGTACAACGCGTCGCTCCCCCGTCCTGTGGGCATTTTCCTCAGCATCGACCGTCCGACGTACGAATCGCAAATGTCCCTCCAGATCAGAAACGCAACCGACAAGAAGGGCAGAGGCGATCTGGAAAAACTGCTCGGCTCGGGCGACACCTGGACGATCCAGTAA
- a CDS encoding 2-oxoacid:acceptor oxidoreductase subunit alpha gives MVKKTKSLDEVTIRFAGDSGDGMQLTGTQFTNTSAIMGNDLSTLPDYPAEIRAPQGTLFGVSGFQIHFGSTEINTPGDQCDVLVAMNAAALKVNLRGLVDGGAIIVNTDGFNDKNLKLAGYASNPLTDNSLANHPVYQADITKLTSLALADMNLPTKIVDRTKNFFALGMMYWMYNRPIDNTVEWIKSKFKSKPDIIEANTRVLKAGWNFAETTEIFNVRYEVKAASLPRGKYRNITGNTAVALGLVVAASKAKLDLFLGSYPITPASDILHELSMYKEYGVKTFQAEDEIAAITSAIGASFGGALAVTTTSGPGVALKTEAIGLAVMVELPLLIINIQRGGPSTGLPTKTEQADLLQALYGRNGEAPVPILASATPSDCFDTVFQAARIALKYMTPVMVLSDGYLGNGSEPWKLPNLADIPDISPKFRTDPNNYLPYLRNETTLAREWAIPGTPGLEHRIGGLEKQDKTGNVNYEPENHDKMVRLRAEKVERIANDIPLATVDGDEKGDLLVVGWGGTYGAIRSAVEAARAHGKSVSHLHLRHLNPLPKNVGEILYSFKHVLVPEINLGQLIKVLRSKYLVPAVGLNKVQGLPFKSSEIEAKIEEILEGKKA, from the coding sequence ATGGTTAAGAAAACAAAATCCCTTGATGAAGTGACGATCCGCTTTGCGGGCGATTCGGGGGACGGAATGCAGTTGACCGGAACGCAGTTCACGAACACATCCGCCATCATGGGGAATGACCTGAGCACGCTCCCGGATTACCCGGCGGAAATTCGGGCGCCGCAAGGGACGCTCTTCGGCGTCAGCGGATTTCAGATCCATTTCGGCAGCACAGAGATCAACACGCCGGGGGACCAATGCGACGTCCTCGTGGCGATGAATGCCGCCGCGCTGAAGGTGAACCTTCGCGGGCTTGTTGATGGCGGCGCTATCATCGTCAACACGGACGGTTTCAACGACAAGAACCTGAAACTTGCCGGCTACGCGTCCAATCCGTTGACCGACAATTCTCTTGCCAATCATCCCGTCTATCAGGCCGACATCACGAAGCTCACCAGCCTTGCGCTCGCCGACATGAATTTGCCGACAAAGATCGTCGACAGGACGAAGAACTTTTTCGCGCTGGGGATGATGTACTGGATGTACAACCGTCCGATCGACAACACCGTCGAGTGGATCAAGTCAAAATTCAAGAGCAAGCCGGACATCATCGAAGCGAACACCCGAGTGCTGAAGGCGGGATGGAACTTTGCAGAGACGACGGAAATTTTCAACGTCCGGTATGAAGTGAAGGCAGCCTCCCTTCCGCGCGGAAAATACCGGAACATCACCGGCAATACCGCGGTCGCGCTCGGCCTCGTCGTAGCGGCGAGCAAGGCGAAGCTCGACCTGTTCCTCGGCAGCTACCCGATCACTCCGGCGAGCGACATTCTCCACGAGTTGTCGATGTATAAAGAATACGGCGTAAAAACGTTCCAGGCGGAGGATGAGATTGCCGCGATCACCAGCGCCATCGGCGCTTCCTTCGGCGGCGCGCTCGCCGTAACGACGACGAGCGGTCCCGGGGTCGCTTTGAAGACCGAAGCGATCGGCCTCGCGGTGATGGTTGAGCTCCCTCTGCTCATCATCAACATCCAGCGCGGCGGACCGAGCACAGGGCTTCCGACGAAAACGGAGCAGGCGGATCTGCTTCAGGCCCTTTATGGACGCAACGGCGAAGCTCCCGTTCCGATCCTTGCCTCCGCGACGCCGAGCGATTGTTTCGACACCGTCTTTCAGGCTGCAAGGATCGCACTGAAGTACATGACTCCGGTGATGGTGTTGTCCGACGGATATCTCGGCAACGGATCCGAGCCATGGAAGCTTCCGAACCTCGCCGACATCCCCGACATTTCACCCAAATTCAGGACCGATCCCAATAATTATCTCCCGTATTTGCGCAACGAGACGACGCTCGCGCGCGAATGGGCGATACCGGGAACACCGGGGCTCGAGCACCGGATCGGCGGACTTGAAAAACAGGATAAGACGGGAAACGTCAACTACGAACCTGAAAATCACGACAAGATGGTCCGGCTCCGCGCCGAAAAAGTCGAACGCATCGCGAACGACATTCCTCTCGCAACTGTTGATGGAGATGAGAAGGGTGATTTGCTTGTGGTCGGTTGGGGGGGCACATATGGCGCTATCCGGTCTGCGGTCGAAGCGGCACGGGCGCACGGAAAGTCGGTGTCGCATCTCCACCTCCGCCACCTCAACCCGCTCCCGAAGAACGTCGGAGAAATCCTCTACAGTTTCAAGCATGTTCTGGTGCCGGAAATCAACCTCGGCCAGCTCATCAAGGTCCTGCGGTCGAAATATTTGGTCCCCGCCGTTGGATTGAACAAAGTTCAGGGTCTCCCCTTTAAGTCGTCGGAGATCGAGGCAAAAATTGAAGAAATTTTGGAAGGTAAAAAAGCATGA